The Scleropages formosus chromosome 11, fSclFor1.1, whole genome shotgun sequence genome window below encodes:
- the LOC108941139 gene encoding CD81 protein-like: MGVEGCTKFIKYLLFFFNFIFWLAGGVILGVALWLRHDSSTSSLLSLELDGRQAPNTFYISIYILIAVGAVMMFVGFLGCYGAIQESQCLLGTFFACLVILFACEVAAGIWGFLNRDKVAEELKNFYDAAFDKALGDKLLSQDRSAENVLRAFHETLNCCGKGDLDGFIGQTLTNFCPKPTGLQDYKVSCHRKIEELFSDKLYLVGIAALVVAVIMIFEMIFSMVLCCGIRNSQVY; encoded by the exons CTGGCAGGGGGTGTCATACTGGGCGTGGCACTCTGGCTTCGCCAtgacagcagcaccagcagcttGCTGTCTCTTGAATTAGATGGTCGCCAAGCTCCTAATACCTTCTACATAA GCATCTACATCTTGATTGCTGTTGGGGCTGTGATGATGTTTGTGGGGTTCCTGGGTTGCTATGGTGCCATCCAGGAGTCACAGTGCCTTCTGGGAACT TTTTTCGCCTGTTTGGTGATCCTGTTTGCTTGTGAAGTGGCTGCTGGAATATGGGGATTTTTAAACCGTGACAAA GTCGCTGAAGAGCTGAAAAATTTCTACGATGCAGCGTTCGACAAGGCTCTTGGTGACAAACTCCTCTCCCAGGACCGGAGTGCCGAAAATGTTCTCCGTGCCTTCCATGAGACG cTGAATTGCTGTGGAAAGGGAGATCTCGACGGCTTCATAGGACAAACCTTGACCAATTTCTGCCCCAAACCAACTGGACTTCAGGACTACAAAGTG AGCTGTCACAGGAAGATTGAAGAGCTCTTTTCTGACAAACTGTACCTGGTTGGAATCGCCGCTCTGGTGGTTGCTGTTATCATG ATCTTCGAGATGATTTTCAGTATGGTCCTGTGCTGTGGAATCCGTAACAGTCAGGTCTACTAA